The nucleotide window GATCCGGACGAGCTGGTCGCCCAGCGCCGCGTCGTAGTACGCCTGGGTCACGTCGAGCAGCACCTGCGCGCGCGCCGAGGTGAGCCCGAGCTCGGCGCTCCGGACCGTGGCAGACGCCGATTGTGCCTGGCCCGAGACTCGGCCACCGCTGAAGAGCACCTGGGATGCCGAGAGGCCAAAGCGGTAGGTGTTCTCCCGGCCGAAGGGCAGGTCGCCCAGCGCGGCGAACGGATTGGTGTTGCTGGCACACTCGACGGCGGTCTCCAGCGAGTCGAGCCGCTGCTCGACGCTGAGTCCGGGGCGTGCGGTGAACTTGGCGCACTCGGCCGGCGGCGCAGCGGCGGAGTCGGTAGTGTCGCGCTGAAAGACGGAGAACTGGCTCCGGAGGGCGCGCTGGTAGGTCGCCGTGCCGGTGAGCTGGGGGAAATAGCCGCTCCGCGCCTGGCGGCGCTGCCCTTCGGCCCGCGAGATGTCGCTCCGGGCGAGACCCACGGCCTCGCTCTCGCGCTCCGCGAGGGCAAGCGCCTGCAGGAGCGACAGCGGGTGCGCGGTCGAGTCGGGGCGCGCGGCGGGGGATTGTGCGCCGAGCGGACCGGCCGCGAACAGGGCGATGGCGGCACAGGAAACAACACTCCTGCGCACCCGGTCACCGCGCCTCATGCGAGCGCCCTCTCGCTGGGCACGGCCACCCCGATCGCGCGGGCGAAGAGTCGCACGTATTCGACCAAGGATTGCTCGGGACCGGTCCGGAACATCTCGGGCACGACGTCCCGGCCCATGGCGTCGCCGAACAGCGCGCCCATCAGCATGGCGGCCGCTGCCTCCTCGTTGAACTCCGTGGTCGCGATGTTGAGCTCGCGCAAGCGACGGAGATAGCCCGCCAGCATGCGTGCCGCCTGTGCGGGTGGGCTCTCCAGGGACGAGGAGACGAGGCCCGGGTGCTCCTCGATCTCTCCCATGCAAGTGCGGATCAAGGATCGCCGTTGGCGAAGGGCCGCGATGTGAGAGGTGGCCCAGTCGGTGAGCTCGGCCAGCGGATCGCTGGGGTGCTCGGGGAGAGCGTTCCCGAGGAGGGCGCCGCCGGCGCGGTCGATCGCCTCGCGCAGCAGCGCGTCCTTGGAGCCGAAGTGGCGGAAGAGGGTGATCTCGTTGACGCCGGCCTCGAGGGCGATCCGCCGGGTGGTGGCGCCACGGTAGCCCACTTCGGCATAGACCCGCGCGGCGGCGGCGAGGAGCTGGTCCCGGGGATTCATGGGGGGCGAGTATAGTGGTAGGCGTGGGGGGATGCAAGTAGGTGCTTGCAGGCGGGGCATCCAAGCCGCGCGAGGCCCTCTGCCAGTGCTCCGAGGCCACGCTGGCCTGCCGGACTCGTCCGCCATAGAGTTCGGCGCATCCCGGCTGCCTGATCTGCTCCCCCACCATTAACCAACGAGACCCGCCAATGGCTCAGCAGTCAGGCGAGCGGGAGCCAGCGGGGGTCGGCTGGAAGGCGCTCGCTTTGGCGGCCCTGCTCACTTGCGCCGTCGCCGTGTACAACGGCTTCCCCCTCACCTACCCCGATACCGGCAGCTACGTCGATAACGCCATCGACCTGCTGCGTGTGAAGAAGCCGTGGATCTTCTTCCGTCCCCTGACCTACGGCGCACTGCTGGTGCCGTTCGCGAACCGTCTGACGATCTGGCTGCTTCCTTTGGTTCAAGGCGCGCTGGTTGCGGCCGCGGTGGCCCTGGCCTTGACCATGGCGCGGGTTCGGCTTTCCTCGCGCGCGTTCGTGGCCGTGTTCGCGGGCCTGTCGCTGCTCACCAGCCTCTCCTGGTTCTCGGGCCAGATCATGCCCGACGTCTTCACGCCGATCGTGATCCTGCTCGCGTCTGCCGTCGTGTGGACGCCGGATCCGGTGGGCTCGCCGCGGTTCTGGGGGATCACCGTCCTCCTCGCCCTGGGGATCGCGAGCCATCTGAGCCATTTCCCGCTGTACGCCATGCTGCTGCCCGCAGCGATCGTCGGCCGGCTCGCCCTGGATCCCGCCGCGCGCTCATGGCGCCGCGCTGCGATGCTCGCAATGCGGGGCGCCGCTCCGCTGCTGGCAGCCGGGCTGATCGTGATCGCGCCCAACTACGTGTTGTACCGGAAGGCGGTGCTCTCCCGGGGCTCACCGCTCTTCGCCCTCGGACACCTGGTGGGCGACGGAAGCGTCCAGCGCTACCTCGAGCGAGCCTGCCCCCAGCACCCCTATGCCCTCTGCAGTGACCTCGCTACCCTGCGCCCGGATGTGGATTGGTTCATGTGGGACCCGAATGGACCACGCGCGCGCTCTGCGGCAGCCATGGCGCACGGGGACTCTACGCTGCTGCGTGAGGCCCCGCTGATCGTGGCGGGCACGCTGCGCCAGGAATGGCCGGCCGTGATTCGGCACTCCTTCCGGGATACAGCGGTCCAGCTGGTGACGTTCGGGGTCCACCCGGGAGAGCAGGCGTACTCCGCCGCCGTGGAAGCCTCCATGCGTCGTCTGGGCCCGTCGGTTGAGGCTGCCTATGCCGAATCTCGACAAGCCCGCGGCGCCATCCCCGCCGCCACCGTTTCCCGAATCCATTATTGGGTTGTATGCGCGGGGCTGCTGGGGTTGCTGCTGAGCTTGCCCGCGCTCCGCGACCCGGTGCACCGGCCATTGTGGGGCCTTGCGGTCACCGCCGCGATCGGAGTGGTGGCGAACGCGGCCATTCTCGCGAGCCTTTCGACGGTCCATCCCCGGTACCAGAGCCGGGTGATCTGGCTGGTTCCTCTGCTTGGCACGGTTGCGGCCCTGCGGTGGCTGGAGCGCGGACGCGCTGATCGGCGGGGCGATGAGGCGTAAGGGAGCCGGGATGACAACGCGGCGGCGTTACCCTCCCGCCGCCTGGGTGGCGGCTTCCCAGCGTTCGAAGGCCTGGTCCAGCGCGCGCCGGGCCTGTTCTAACTCCTGTCCCAGCATGCCTGCGCGCCTGCCGCCATCGGGCGTGAGGTAGAGGTCCGGATCCTCCAGCCGCGCCGTCACCAGTGCGAGCCGAGCCTCGCACTCAGACACCTGTGCCTCGGCGGCGCTCACCTCGCGCTCGGCGGTCTTGGCGCCCCCGGTCTTCCGCTTGCGATCGTCGCTCGGTGCCCGCGTCTGTTTTCGATCCCGCACCCGGCGCAGCGATTCCGCCTCGGCGGCCGCGACAACGGCCGCGTGAGCCCGCTCCGCGCTCGCGACCTCCCATTCAGCGAACGATCCGGGAAAGTCGGTGATCCGCCGGTCGTGCAACACCCAGACCCGGGTGGTCAGCGTGCGCAACAAGGCCCGGTCGTGACTCACCAGCAGCACCGTGCCGTCGTACTCCTCGATCGCGTCCTCCAACGCCTCGATGGATTCCACGTCGAGGTGATTGGTTGGCTCGTCGAAGAGGAGCAGGTTGGCGCCGGAGAGCATCAGCATCGCCAGGGCCACCCGGGCGCGTTCTCCCCCGGAGAGCGTTCCGGCCTTCCGCAGCACCGTGTCGCCGGAGAACCCGAATCGGCCCAGGTGGCCCTGAATGGGGCCGCGCCCCCACGCGGGGCGCAGGTAGGCGATGATGTCGTACAGCGACCTGTCGGGTGGGACCTGCGCCAGGTCCTGCCGGTAGTACCCGATTTGTACAGAGTCGGGCACCTGGAGCGAGCCGTGGTCGAGCGCCCGTTCGCCGGTGATGGCGTACAGCAGCGTCGATTTCCCTGCTCCATTGGGCCCTACCAACCCCACCACCTCGCCCCGTTGGAGCCGGGCCGTGAAGCCGGTGAGCAGGGTGCGCCCGGCCACCTCCAGGCGGACCTCCCTGGCGGCGATCACTTGGTCGCCGCCCCGCTCGTCGGCCGTCAGCCGGAGCGCCATGGCTCCCTCGTCCCCCGGTGGCGGGCTCAGCCGCTGCACCCGCTCCAGTCGCCGCCGCCGGCCTTTGGCCTGGGCGCTGTTCTGGCCCGCGATATTCCGGCGGATGAAGTCTTCCTCGACGGCCAGGCTCCGCGCCTGGGTGGTGAACGCGCGCTGCTGGGAGAGCCTGCGTTCGGCGCGCTGGCGGAGAAAGGCCTCGTAGTCCCCCTGGTAGATCACCGCGGTCTGCTGCTCCAGGTGCAGCACGTGATCCACCACTGCCTGGAGGAACGCGCGGTCATGGCTGATGAGCAGCACGGTGGCATCCAGGCCGCGGAGGTATTCCTCCAGCCAGCGGGTGGTCTCCAGGTCGAGATGGTTGGTCGGCTCGTCCAGCAGCAGCACGTCCGCCTGGGTGACGAGCTGCTGCACCAGCCCCAGGCGCCCCCGCTCGCCGCCGCTCAGGCCGGCCAGTGGCCGAGTGCGGGCGACATCCGGATCGAACCCGAGACCGTCGAGCACGGCGTCGATCCGCGCCGACAGCGTGTAGCCGCCTTCCCGCTCGAACCGCTCGAGGTCTCGATCGTAGCGCGCCAGCATCTGGGGAGTGCACCGGTCGCCGGCCTCCGCCAGCGCGGCTCCCTGCTCTGCCAGCGAGCGCTCCAGCGACAGCAGATCGGCGAAGCCACCGGCGGCGGCCTCCCAGACCGTCGTGGCGCCGGCGAACTCCCGGTGCTGCTCCATCAGCGCGTACCGGAGACCCGACGCGCGGGCGACCGTGCCTCGGGTCGGCTCGGCCTCACCGGTGATGATCCGGAGTAGGGTGGTCTTGCCTGAGCCGTTCCGGCCGATGATCCCCCACCGCTCGCCCCGCGCGATGGTGACCGTGACGTCCGCGAAGAGCCGGGTGG belongs to Gemmatimonadales bacterium and includes:
- a CDS encoding ABC-F family ATP-binding cassette domain-containing protein, whose translation is MTQLALSGVAVEFGATRLFADVTVTIARGERWGIIGRNGSGKTTLLRIITGEAEPTRGTVARASGLRYALMEQHREFAGATTVWEAAAGGFADLLSLERSLAEQGAALAEAGDRCTPQMLARYDRDLERFEREGGYTLSARIDAVLDGLGFDPDVARTRPLAGLSGGERGRLGLVQQLVTQADVLLLDEPTNHLDLETTRWLEEYLRGLDATVLLISHDRAFLQAVVDHVLHLEQQTAVIYQGDYEAFLRQRAERRLSQQRAFTTQARSLAVEEDFIRRNIAGQNSAQAKGRRRRLERVQRLSPPPGDEGAMALRLTADERGGDQVIAAREVRLEVAGRTLLTGFTARLQRGEVVGLVGPNGAGKSTLLYAITGERALDHGSLQVPDSVQIGYYRQDLAQVPPDRSLYDIIAYLRPAWGRGPIQGHLGRFGFSGDTVLRKAGTLSGGERARVALAMLMLSGANLLLFDEPTNHLDVESIEALEDAIEEYDGTVLLVSHDRALLRTLTTRVWVLHDRRITDFPGSFAEWEVASAERAHAAVVAAAEAESLRRVRDRKQTRAPSDDRKRKTGGAKTAEREVSAAEAQVSECEARLALVTARLEDPDLYLTPDGGRRAGMLGQELEQARRALDQAFERWEAATQAAGG
- a CDS encoding helix-turn-helix domain-containing protein gives rise to the protein MNPRDQLLAAAARVYAEVGYRGATTRRIALEAGVNEITLFRHFGSKDALLREAIDRAGGALLGNALPEHPSDPLAELTDWATSHIAALRQRRSLIRTCMGEIEEHPGLVSSSLESPPAQAARMLAGYLRRLRELNIATTEFNEEAAAAMLMGALFGDAMGRDVVPEMFRTGPEQSLVEYVRLFARAIGVAVPSERALA